In the genome of Etheostoma cragini isolate CJK2018 chromosome 5, CSU_Ecrag_1.0, whole genome shotgun sequence, the window ATttgctgtttgacatttttgggcAGTGCGCTTATTCCGTCTTGCGGGAAACTAGATGAGacgattgataccactctcaagTCCGTCCGTTTAGTGTCCAGCTACAGCCAGCAACTGTTTAGctcagcacaaagactggaaacgagAGGAACTTATTCCCTCGTTAAAgaaacaccaaagcacttttcctcttcggtccccctacatgCTGGAAGAGGAATAGTCCATTACCGCGgactcattggaactacagatccgctacccgatctggcaaacttgcatagtgcggttacAGCCGGTAGAGAGCTGCAAAGCGAATGCAAacgtgccgttcaccctgtcaCGAGTGGATGAACCGCTAAAAACGATTTTggcaacattattttaaggcaCAAAAGAATCCTTGGTGTCGCTTTAGCATGTTTTATGTCTTATTTAATAAGAGTAATATTTCTTGGGTTGGGTTGATTATTGAGCTTAAGAGGTGCTGCTAGGTTGATTGTGTTACTTTCTGGCTAAGCCAGAtggtctttatgctaagctaactggctgcagcTTCACATTTATTGTACAGACAGAGTGGTATCGCtctcagcaacaacaacaaataaaagcaaataagtgtatgtCCCAACATGTCACATTATTCCTTAGGTTTACAAAGCTGAATATTCTGTATGAAATAATTCTATGCTGTTGTGTTCTATATAAATTAGAAGTGGCATTaacaaaatggcagaaaaaatCATCTCATGTTGACAAGGAATATCAAGTCAGTCTATTTGATCTCAAACACTGCAtctgttaaaataacagaatCCACCTTTCATAGAGATTTAGATTCTAGTCTTTTCCCTGGATAATCAAACGTTTTTccaaatgtcttaaaatattaCTGCACTTTTAGAATGCATGGCTCTCTGCCTGGCTGTTTTGAAGTGGGCATATCAGCTGTTTCtatgttttgttgatttatatGAATTCATTTGAAGCTTGGGAAAACTAGTTAAGTCGTTCTTGTTGAAACTGACACTTGAGATGGAAATGCTTCTAGGATCAATaaacttttattaattttaccgGTGTATGACTCTGGATTATTTTAATCTGTGTTTCAACTTTGTGCAGCATAAGGAGCTCAGTCCATCAAATACCATCTTCGCATAATTATGTGGTCCCGTTGAATTATTttagaaacatatttttgcagaaaaataaatactcttCAGTACAAGTCGACAGCGGttaagtgctttaaaaaaaaagaaaaagaaaaataaatttaacaCATCCTGACCCTTATGTAACGCTCATCTACACATTATCTGCTGATGTAGAGGATTCCTCTTTGTTCTCTTCAAGTAAGAGAAAGTTGCATTTTGTGCcaaatttgaacatttgtaACCTTCACAAAATTATTCAGCAGAATactcattttattgtaattagTCTATGTTGATCTCAAACTGTGATTAACTCCCTTTTGTTGAACAAGACAGTGAAAACAGATTTCTTTTGACACaagaaatgtttattatttgatGTACGAGTAAGGCAGGATAGTAAATACAATAgtcctgtgtatgtgtgtgtctggattCACCTGCAGGAGAAAATATTGCATGTTAAATCACATCTggggttaaaaaataaaagcaacatttgtTGGAGAAGGTAAAACTCCATTGACTCAGTCAATTCAAATTTATCAAAATACCCTTAAAAGGAAATCAGCACtgtaactgtgtgtatgtggcatTCTTTGTTCCAATAAAAGCTGGAAATTCCCAGTTGGCGGGTTGTAATTACAGCTTCTGTTACTGTGATCCAGTTTAGAGAAACAGGCACACCCACTAAATTGTAGAATTCTGTCTCATTCATATCTTCCCTAAAAATGtgaataagaaatataaaatataagaagCTTGAGCTTCCAACTCTCTAGTTCTAATTCAGTGTTTCTCACCTCGTTCCATCAGAGTCTGGTGCAGAGTTCAGGAATAACTCGATGTATCTTTCTCCTACAAATAAGAGAAAGTTCAGTACAGTTAAGCTCTCGCgggcatttatatatttaacatgaattatagaATAACAGACCAGAAAGGGAATATGCTGACATTAAATCACATTGCATGTGATGCATTAACCATTTAAATTCATAAAACTGGATTTTACTTCTTATTTGATTTTCACTTtattgaaagacaaaaaaatatttttggaaaCTAACTCCTGTGAAGAATATTAAGGTTTTAATAGTGATGATCGCTGGGTTTtgactgtttatttttctcatgttgTTGTGCTAGCTGCCATCCAATTTTGGATAATTTAGAgttgtagagagaaaaaaaggcaacataaaTACTTGCTCAAACATTCTGAACAATTATAGTAAACATCTGACAGTCCACACCCAACATCATATCAGGGCTTATTTACAGATGAGAAGAAGTTTATACTCAAAACAATTGATATAacttttatttgaatattaaaaaaatatagattaatgtgcaaagaaaatggtatctttctatctatctatctatctatctatctatctgtggTCCTAAATgctctctctcagtctcacCTATGTGCTGCCTGTCTCTGGACATGGCGGTCAAGGCGTCTTGGTGGCAGCTGAAGTAAACGTTGGCCTCTCCGCTCAGCCTCCCTTCAGGACCGCATTCAATTAGGATCTTTGACACAGTTAGAGGAGAGAAAAACTGCAAGAGaagaacaaacacatacaatttaaaataatgtacatAGTGACCTCTAATGCAACAACACAACCAGCTTCAACTTGTCAACAGTATCTGGATGTTTTACCTTAACAATGTCTTCTCCGGACACCTGGAAAGGAAGTCCTCTCATGTGGATGTAGTGAAGCGGCGAGGCCGAGCTCTGAGCGGATCCTTATGGAGCACAATCGCAAGTTTACaccacaataaacaaaaaaaattgagaatgTGTTCACAAAGAGCAACATTTTTAGTTATCTGAAGATCTCCCTGCAATTTTCCCTCTTTGCGAAGTCACGCAGTGGGCCTTATTGGACCCTTCGGCGGGCTGGTTCTGGCCCATGGGCCGTATGTTTGACACCCCTGAACTAATCGGTTCACCCTTGGGTTGAAGTGGATATTCATTCAAGGGGGTTCTATCGTATTTACAAGAATGGGACAGACTGATGTAAAGATGTACACAGACTGAGGGGCAACCTGAAAACATAAAGCCTTAAATGAGGTGCTGACTGTGCACCAAAGTCCCTTTAAAGAAAGTATAACAAATAAATCAGCGGTGTTTGAGTCTCATTTTTACCCTGATGTTTAAacgtttctttttcttcatattttcattataattattttttttcccattgctTTGTTATTTTAAGGGAGAAGGGAAACTTATAAACTCAGTGTAATGAGCCCTAAAATCCCCTTACCACTTCTGGTCTGTGAGGCAGAGACAGTCCTCCTGTTCGCGGACTGAGGGCTGGTCTGATGAGAAGCTGAACTCGTCCTCTTCCTCCAACTAGAACTAATCTGGTCAATTCTGCTGGGAAACACCTCGATGTATCTGCAAAACccaaatggtttattttttttattcaacctttatttatacgAGATTACATTGACAGGCAGCCCTCATTTTCAATGATGATTGAGTCAGAAAACAACGCATAAAAGGAGGTAACACCATCACCATAAGAATGCAAAAGAAAGACCTCTATGTAAAGCAATTACAAGTAGAAGTTTTGAGTTCCAAAATAAGATTTCgaaaatatttaaaagctaCGAGTGAGTTCATTTTAAGAAAGTATTTTTATactatattgtatatttattgtTGGTATTTGAACTGTCACCTTTAGATTAAAGGGGCTGCACTcgaaatacagaaaaaaaacagcggGTTGGGGTTGCCTACACACAGCTCTCACAGACCGCTCCTCATTAActgaaaatacagattttttttttaaacaaagaacagagaagcgTGGATTACAACatacacagagggagtgtgacttcCCTCTCCTCTCAGGACTTTGTTACTCCCATAACATAGCAAAAATTTGTTTGCTCCTATATTAACGTTCTGAATGACGAGTACAATCCCTTTAACATTTGACACAGGAAAGTTGGTACAGGCCTTAAAGGTCCCAGGACatagtgctctttggatgcttttgtaaAGACCTTgttggtcccctaataatgtttttgaagtagctttcccaaaattcagccatGGTGCacaattccagccactagagctcagtctgtagcttttgaggaggtaGGGGGGGCAATGTGGAGTAATTTtcatgcaatgggacctttaatgtgaGCATGCAGGGCCTCTTACCTATTTCCGATgacttctctgtctctctgcagagcTTCCTCGGCTGCTTCTTGAGAGGAGAATTGTACAAAGGCCTCTCCGGAGTTTCTTCCTTTGTGGTCTGTGACTATGGTGATCCCATTCTCCATTATATCCAAACCTGAAAGACACAACAAGATACTGAATTTTGCTTttgtcattaaacaaaaaatacctttttatttttttgtttgggaAGTCCTGAATCCTGTGTCCCATCAAAATCCctattatttctgtttttgtaaaatattccTTATTAACTCATCCTCCACTGAGGCACGTATAGATTAATTCAACCCAATCAAATTATTTCAGGCAACCAGGTAACCTCTCCACTCAGGTAAAACTACATTGgactttgtgtatttgtgtattgtgGTACCAATATCTTAAAGCTCCATTGTGTAATTTGTTCAGTTGATTattagcacaaaaaaaacttttgttctTTCATAAAtatgtgctcattcatgtgtaattacttcCACCAACTAATCAAAGTATTTCATTCAGAATCATTCAGAATACTTACAAGTGACTCACTCGAATGTGGCAATCATGTTGCgcctccatctttaaaatacattagccAAAGAAGGACATACCGCCGCATTCAAGCTTTTGCACTCGACAAATACCATTACTCTCTACTGCCGGCAGATTTAAAGCCTATTTTCTAGGACACATAAATGAGTCACCACGGAAGTCAAAAAGATAATAATTAAAACGACAACACGACAGGCAGAGCAACAGAACCAAAGTTAATATTGGAGTGGCTTTTTCCCAAGATGGAAAGAGCTCATGAGAAgcaagcattttaaaaagggatGCTGAAGTTTCTTGCTTTCTGAAAAGGTAATTCGACCTAGATGTGTAAATTCAAAGTTTTAGAATTGCATGGTTGTGCATAATGCTAGAACGATGTCTAGGatacttttccttcttttcttgcGTCAATGATGAAAAAGGATTGTCTAACTTGTAACATTAACGTAATCATGTGTGTCGTGATTTCCCTGGCAACTCACGTCATGTGCAGTTGTAACACAGGCCAGCTACAGCTAGAACAGCTGCGTGTAAACGTTGGAGATATTAAGAGCTAATTTTGGTTTCACTGACATAGTTCATACTGCtaagagaaaaatattaaaaacacaaacctctGTTGCTTCTCTCCTAAGCTGTAAGCATTGCGTCACACTATTAATCTCGTAAAATATACGGAATAACGATAGCGCTGAGACTTTACTAACATTAACTTGCATATGACATTCTTACACAGTGTAGCTTTACGACTGGAGTTGGTGTTTGGTTGTCTGTTGGCAAAAAACCTTGTCCTGCCTATTTTCGAGTGATAAAAAACTAATTCCACTTTAAATTATACAGTCtacaaattattcatttttgcaaatatGTTTCAGTATGGAAGCAAAAGACGGTCATTTCACTGAGTCTTTGATCCGTGGCATCACTGCCAGTGTTTCCAGTAAATGTGGAGGTGGGAGAAGTTTACCTGAAAAAAACTGGACGATGTCTGCCTCGGTGCAGGAGAAGGGGAGACCTCTGAGCCGCACCACCCCGTTTTCAGCCGGAGCCTGGACGGCTTTCTTCAGGATGGCTTCAGCATCACTGTTTGTTACTTCATACACTGCAAAAACCCAAATGAGCATCTGTTGTTTTAACCATTTAAACTGTAATGTTTTACcttatttacagtacagtattatTGTGTTAATGATGATGATCTAAGTATGGCTCTGTCTCATTCAAATTTCCCAGTAAGCAATGACAGTGAGTCAGCAGAAATAACAAGCAGCACCCTGAAACTGAAGAAGCTAGATGAAAccattattttatcatttaaccCTGGTATTTTCCTGCTATGCCGTGTCAGTGTCCAATCAGCATCTGGACTTTGACCAGtttgagagacaaagagacgAACCTTCAACATATCGTGGACCGAGGTAGTGTCGGTGCTTCTCCAGAGCTTTGCTGACGTCCTCCTCGTGCTCCATCTCTATGAAGGCTTGTCCCGACGACCTCCCCAGCCTGTCCACAGTGAGATGGATCCCCTTTACACCGTCACGGATCCTACACTCtgaaacacaataataataccttatatataatatttattttttaaacaatcttAATGTGTATCTGCTACCACTaggtttttctgtctgtttgcttTTTAGGTTGGACAATCAGGACAGCAAACATAATAATTTCATATTCACAATACATTCTGCATGGAGTGCTGTTTGGCTAAGTAGAAATTGTACTTCTGGTGCTCTTTAGTTTGGGTATCCTGCTAGTTTAAAAAGGTTGTCAGAATCTGAGGCAATTgagagggttaaaaaaaggctttactATCTTCTTGGctataaaatcattaaaatacgCCAATGTTTGGCATGGTATGTTTGAATGACTTTATAGCCAAGAAGATGATGaagttttataaaaacattactCTCTCCAATGCCCTGAGATTCAGACAACCTTTTTAAACTAGTAGGAATTTCACAGTATAGTGCACAACAATGCTTTCCACATAAGACAACTATTTTTGGCATTGATTTAGGGGTTAAAAAGTTATGATACTGAAACAGTATATACCGAGGCAGGAtgttttaaaggggaactatgcagtttttgtttagcttaatttaccttaactcgACAGCTTCGGATTCATTGGAATggtaatatgacttttttgagttGATTGGTGGTTGCCTTGCGCCAATAAGCAGAAAAAACACCCTTGCAATATCatcgtgatatcaggtctcgcgatgtaacaaattgcttcacggcactgcacacatacatcCTTTCAGGAAACAGCTAACAAGGTagcaatggagtttttcacactatcgtcgTGGCTAagccggcaaaaaagaagcagaaagctaggaaagcatttttggaggaacagagaaataggaaacggcagactgaccgagcgaggagtcagacacaagtaaacataggagctaCCAAATATCTAGTCCAAAGCTGTGGGGGGAGCTCCATAGAGAAGCCTGAGagcaaaaaacaagaaacctGCATAGCGCCCCTGTATAGCTGGACAGTAATCTTTCCTGTCAAATATTACATTAACATAAAGTGAAAAATTATGAACAATAAACttccctaaaaaacaaaacctaaattCTTACATTTAAACTGAACAAAACAGAAATTTAACCTgtgaaaaagcataaaaaaacatgaaaaaggagCCTATAACGTActtaaatactgttttttcattttaatcgCAAACATACACCCCCAATAATGATGTATCTGTGATAAGCAAATATAACTAGAGGTGTCCCTCACTGACTTTTCCCAGATCCAAACTCTCACCTGGGAAGAACTGCAGGAGGTCCTGAGCCGAGCACGACCAGGGGAGACCTTTCACCTGCACGATGTACACCTCCTTCTTCTCTGGTTCGGGGTCAGACTGATAGGCGGGCAGAAGTGGGTAATCATCCTCACAAGGTTCTCCTGCCTGGAAGACAAGATGGAAAATAGGAGTATTTAACCACAAATTCTAGTCTATTTAACTGGAATCACCAGTAAAAGTGCCGCTGTTAATGGATCAAggaaccattttttttaatcaacagttaagttgtatttatttttttctggtatTTTATAATCCAGGGGTGGAAAAtaagtaagtacatttactcacgtACTGTACTTTACTTAGTATTTCCATTATTTGCTACTTTAGATTAGCAATCTactacatttcaaaaataagttTTGAACTTTTTACTTGACTACATTTATCTGATATTAATTGCTAGTTACTTGGCTGATTTAggtaaataatacataataaaaaatttaaaaaaaaagtttataacGTGTataaagtagtagtagttcaaATTAGCTCCACCTTTACTAGCTGCAAACATTAGCTACGCATGAACGCATAATTATCAAACCACAATTTAATATATTATTCTAAAATGCATAACGTTAGtgagtagcctacttttactttaggCAACGTTACTTTGAGTACGTTTTGATTATAATAGTCTGTACTTTTACAAAGTGCAGGGCATTTACTTAGCCTAGCTAGTATTTTTACACTGCCatttttacttaggtaaaataGTAACTTACTAGTAGAAGTATAACGTCAAAGCAGCATAAAAAGGATATACGAACTTAACAGTAATCCGTCACTGACGTTACAAGTCCTCTGTATGGGACTCACCTTGGTACAAAAGCTGTACCGGCTGGTTGTCACTGCGGACTGCAGTTGACAGACTGCCCGTGTTGTTGATGTCCATGTCGGCTGCTGGAGAAACCCGCACAACACGCTGCTGCATCTTGTCTTAATACCTCTCGGTAACCTTACGTTTCTTACTGCGACACACCGctgaagtaaaaacaacagatattTACTGTTACGGGACATATTATCAGAGCCTCGCCGAGTTTCTTTAGCTAGTtaatttagctagctaccgGATAGGTTTGGCATGGGGTTGGCTAAACTGACTCACGTGGATCAGTCAAGGGCAGAGCTACAGAATTTTTAAGGGAGCGAACAATCCAACGGCTAAACGCGTTCGACTTCCGGTTAACCTTTCACAACAAAAGCCAACACATGaccatttcaaaatataatttcaGAGCTCATGATTTctattaaatatttcatttataatactACCTACTaccaacaaatgtttttaaatgaggtgaaattaaaacaaacacatagcacactttattgttataaaaatgtatacattttcacaaaacaaaaacagaaaagaagaaaactaaaaatgaattaaaacatttttattttatttaaaaaacctaAACGTAAAAGAGGTAGGCTATATAAACtaaaaaactatatttaagGTTTGCAATTTGTCAATGACCAAATAATTAGTTTAGAAGCCATTGAATGTCCAACCGTGgaaacatatttaatatatcTAATAAATTCTAAATCATGTTAATAttcttttgtgttgtcttttcttctgttttttttcctcactgtgctGTAGAGCACTTTGGATCAACTGTATCAAGTATTATATAAATAAGGTTGAGTGGAGTTAATCTGTCCACAACCGGCAATCCGGCAACATTTgctttaaacagaaataaaaaaggttaaaagaaaagacCTGCCTGCCTGCTAAGATATAAAACATTcccattgtttttaaaaacaattgataaacggctgtaataataatattcatgtAACATCCCGATAAAATGTAACCTATTAGGGACATTTAAACTTCCCTGATGTAATGacttaattttaattattaggCTACCTTACACCGGAAGAGGTGATGCCGCCACTTACTCCTGTAAACTTGACaatagtctctctctccctctctctctctctctctctctctctctctctctctctctctctctctctctctcaacagaGCTTCCTCTCTCTTACTCTGCTCTTGTTAATGTTTCATGTGCACTGCCTCCTAGAGGTGAGGATGCCATAAACTCCTCTACCTACCCCTGACACAATGACAATGACATGATTTTAATTTCTACGGTCTGAGATGTGCTTCAGGTGTTGATGCAGTTTCAGCACAAAAGATGTTCATCAGGAAAAACATATTAAGATGCTGCTGATATGTCTaattattacacattttttggTCTACATTGCCCTGTAGacccaaaaaactaaattttaatttttggcTTTAGCTGCAGCAGGTGGCAGTTTAGTTAATTGTTCATCTGTGTCTGTGAAAAAACTGTGtgattacagtaaaacaaaatgatacTGATCTGAAGTTCAAGATTCTGAacttacaaaataaatagaaaataatgataaaaaagagaaaatacattaaGAAGCTGGTACTTAATAGACTAGTTATCTGCGCTCTAACTgtatcttatttttatttattttattaggttTACCTCGATGATGAAAggatatgtatttttttctggagGACGTAAACTGCAAATTGAGTCCAAAATGGGATGGTGAAAGGGATTATTCAGTTTTGTCAGAACCTTACAATGAGGGGCCAAAACCATCAGATGACTGAAGAGTGGGAGGGAGATGTCAGGAGGGGAGAACTACTGACCTACGGGGTGGATGTTGTCGAGCAACAGATATGTAACTGATCCACTGATACAGGGGTCTTCAACTTTTTTAAGGCtggaccccttagctgaaagagagacggggCTGGGACCCCAACTACTATTGCATACAATTTAGTTGCTTAATAAACTGGCCTTACAATAACGTGTACGGTGACCTAAATACAATactaaactattaaaataataattgttgcaATGACATGTACTTATACTTCATGTTTTAGTGTGCAACAtccatgtggcacagtgaatccgaCTGTATCTGTGGCTGACTTACCAATGGAAATAAATCACAAAGTAGGCAGATTCGTCATTGCTGATATGTTGGTTTCATGTTAATGTCAAAAACTGTAttgataaatattttaatgtgtaaaaaaaaagaaacacaacaaaaaacgttgttttttcaatcaaacaataatttggtgCCCCCAGCAGTAACTCCACCCTACTACCCTCATGTGTGGATATTGAATGCATCTTCCACAACTTGTCTATTTGTGAATGTGATACTGAGTGGACGCAG includes:
- the grsf1 gene encoding G-rich sequence factor 1 isoform X2 codes for the protein MSRNSKYLLFLLQRCVAVRNVRLPRGIKTRCSSVLCGFLQQPTWTSTTRAVCQLQSAVTTSRYSFCTKAGEPCEDDYPLLPAYQSDPEPEKKEVYIVQVKGLPWSCSAQDLLQFFPECRIRDGVKGIHLTVDRLGRSSGQAFIEMEHEEDVSKALEKHRHYLGPRYVEVYEVTNSDAEAILKKAVQAPAENGVVRLRGLPFSCTEADIVQFFSGLDIMENGITIVTDHKGRNSGEAFVQFSSQEAAEEALQRDREVIGNRYIEVFPSRIDQISSSWRKRTSSASHQTSPQSANRRTVSASQTRSGSAQSSASPLHYIHMRGLPFQVSGEDIVKFFSPLTVSKILIECGPEGRLSGEANVYFSCHQDALTAMSRDRQHIGERYIELFLNSAPDSDGTR
- the grsf1 gene encoding G-rich sequence factor 1 isoform X1 — translated: MSRNSKYLLFLLQRCVAVRNVRLPRGIKTRCSSVLCGFLQQPTWTSTTRAVCQLQSAVTTSRYSFCTKAGEPCEDDYPLLPAYQSDPEPEKKEVYIVQVKGLPWSCSAQDLLQFFPECRIRDGVKGIHLTVDRLGRSSGQAFIEMEHEEDVSKALEKHRHYLGPRYVEVYEVTNSDAEAILKKAVQAPAENGVVRLRGLPFSCTEADIVQFFSGLDIMENGITIVTDHKGRNSGEAFVQFSSQEAAEEALQRDREVIGNRYIEVFPSRIDQISSSWRKRTSSASHQTSPQSANRRTVSASQTRSGSAQSSASPLHYIHMRGLPFQVSGEDIVKFFSPLTVSKILIECGPEGRLSGEANVYFSCHQDALTAMSRDRQHIGERYIELFLNSAPDSDGTR